A single region of the Syngnathoides biaculeatus isolate LvHL_M chromosome 17, ASM1980259v1, whole genome shotgun sequence genome encodes:
- the LOC133491125 gene encoding glutamine synthetase-like, with product MTSVSNSWLNKTVREHYMRLPQGQKCQVTYIWIDRTGEELRNKTRTLDTEPKSIQDIPEWNFGLPSTNQSERYNTEMYLLPVHMFRDPFTLDPNKLVLCEVLNHNRIAAETNHRRSCKKVMDQIKEYQIWFGIEQEYTLVGKDGHPIGWPQNGFPPPEGPYYCAVGTDKAIGRDIVECHYKACLYAGIKIFGTNAEGMPSQWEFQVGPCEGIEMGDHLWVARFLLHRVCEDFGVTATLDPKPVKGNWNSSGAHTNVSTKQMREEGGLQYIEQAIKKLSKKHMEHIKMYDPHGGQDNTRRLTGHHETSKINEFSAGIANRGASIRIPLQVGQEKKGYFEDRRPAANCDPYLVIKAIATTCLLDDEEEVKVN from the exons ATGACATCAGTGTCGAATTCTTGGCTTAACAAGACCGTACGTGAGCATTACATGAGGTTGCCACAAGGACAAAAATGCCAGGTGACTTACATCTGGATTGATAGAACTGGAGAGGAACTCCGCAACAAAACCCGGACTCTGGATACGGAACCAAAAAGTATACAAG ATATTCCTGAATGGAACTTTGGTCTCCCAAGCACAAACCAGTCCGAAAGATACAACACAGAGATGTACCTCCTCCCAGTGCACATGTTTAGAGATCCATTTACTCTTGACCCCAATAAACTGGTCCTTTGTGAAGTTTTAAATCACAACCGCATTGCTGCTG AAACAAACCATCGGAGGAGCTGCAAGAAAGTCATGGACCAGATTAAAGAGTACCAGATATGGTTTGGCATAGAGCAAGAATATACACTCGTTGGAAAAGATGGACATCCAATTGGTTGGCCTCAAAATGGATTCCCTCCACCTGAAG GTCCCTACTACTGTGCAGTAGGCACAGACAAAGCTATTGGGCGGGACATCGTGGAATGTCATTACAAGGCATGCCTCTACGCTGGGATCAAAATCTTTGGAACAAATGCTGAGGGCATGCCATCTCAG TGGGAGTTCCAGGTAGGACCCTGCGAAGGTATTGAGATGGGAGATCACctgtgggttgcacgcttcttGTTGCATCGTGTATGTGAAGATTTTGGAGTTACTGCAACACTTGACCCGAAACCAGTGAAGGGAAACTGGAATAGTTCTGGTGCCCACACTAATGTCAGTACTAAGCAAATGAGGGAAGAGGGAGGACTACA ATACATTGAGCAGGCAATCAAGAAGCTGAGCAAAAAACACATGGAGCATATTAAGATGTACGACCCACACGGTGGTCAGGACAACACGAGACGTCTCACAGGTCATCATGAGACATCCAAGATCAACGAATTCTCTGCTGGGATTGCAAACAGAGGTGCCAGTATCCGCATTCCTCTCCAGGTGGGTCAAGAAAAGAAAGGCTACTTTGAGGACCGCCGCCCTGCAGCAAACTGTGACCCGTACCTTGTGATCAAGGCCATCGCAACCACCTGCTTGCttgatgatgaagaagaagtgAAGGTCAATTAG